One genomic segment of Synchiropus splendidus isolate RoL2022-P1 chromosome 16, RoL_Sspl_1.0, whole genome shotgun sequence includes these proteins:
- the LOC128747251 gene encoding uncharacterized protein LOC128747251 isoform X8: protein MTTLKSALGSARKQREQIGVPLCRMSSSVLLLLLSALVSRALADCWDPQDAGGVRTRRENLKSEVPSDAALFWDELRGLKQMVLSLKAAEVGQRQILRRTEARLRDRELEGEQLKQSLERVRLRVESDGRQLQEQLRALREADLQALESRLNASERAAGDLKQRSAALAEALPFLQTRLRASEVTVVELQRKNTDVASRLCGAERGLEQLRRQSSPPHPQASNCSSGSGPGLERLTSSVAGVESRLRSTQAQVERLQSAASNVSSGLEARLDWARSSILELQVGVTSAQTGLQRLQNRTQATQLEPGLAARLDRISSSLRGVELRQGASQQQLQRLQEGSAGGGAAASEGATERQRGASAAAGDLELRGGGPAEVQPGACGAPADPRLRGHQPQPDGGFTAGEPSGRRAGPDLLPTSRCRGPAEGHRGTSEFRRGAAPEESRGTPGDCEEEQLRYHLKKQLQHSANVVCCLCTLVVLMRQQMFFRCLFETLIRRLLMTPVQEVAVQRLRWRLNVSQEHLQQLETRSSAQGSSLDSLALTLNTTGGRLHQPETWNSELSRRLTAAEEQLDRRRAQTAGALRVAFSAGLADAGAVGPFDEETTLVFSKSVTNEGGAYDPTTGVFTSPLRGLYFFSFTAADFIKGYMGLNLYHNQQPVLFSLQLNDHGGYASTCGSVTLLLEERDRVRLSLPATYRLYDDSRNFSFFSGFLLFPL from the exons atgacgacgCTGAAATCTGCTTTGGGATCGGCCAGAAAGCAGCGCGAGCAGATCGGAGTGCCACTCTGCAGGATGAGCTCctccgtgctgctgctgctgctctctgctctgGTGTCCCGGGCTCTGGCCGACTGCTGGGACCCGCAGGACGCCGGCGGCGTCAGGACCAGGAGGGAGAACCTGAAGAGTGAGGTGCCCTCAGACGCGGCGCTCTTCTGGGACGAGCTGCGCGGCCTGAAGCAGATGGTGCTGAGCCTGAAGGCCGCGGAGGTGGGTCAGCGGCAGATCCTGAGGAGGACCGAGGCCCGGCTGAGGGACCGGGAGCTGGAGGgggagcagctgaagcagagtCTGGAGCGCGTGAGGCTGAGGGTGGAGAGCGACGGCaggcagctgcaggagcagctccGCGCTCTGAGGGAAG CTGACCTGCAGGCGCTGGAGTCCAGACTGAACGCCAGCGAGCGAGCGGCGGGCGACCTGAAGCAGAGGAGCGCAG CTCTGGCCGAGGCTCTTCCCTTCCTGCAGACCAGGCTGAGGGCCAGTGAAGTCACggtggtggagctgcagaggaaGAACACAG ATGTGGCCTCGCGACTCTGCGGCGCCGAGCGCGGcctggagcagctgaggaggcAGAGCTCCCCACCCCACCCTCAAGCCTCCAACTGCTCCTCCGGCTCGGGGCCCGGCCTGGAGCGGCTGACCTCCAGCGTGGCCG GTGTGGAGAGCCGGCTGAGGTCCACGCAGGCGCAGGTGGAGCGGCTGCAGAGCGCCG CGTCCAACGTGTCGTCTGGCCTGGAGGCCCGACTGGACTGGGCCAGGAGCAGCATCCTGG AGCTGCAGGTGGGAGTGACGTCTGCGCAGACGGGCCTGCAGCGGCTGCAGAACCGGACCCAGGCCACTCAGCTGGAGCCCGGACTCGCCGCCCGGCTGGACCGGATCAGTTCCAGCCTTCGAG GTGTGGAGCTGCGGCAGGGAGccagccagcagcagctgcagcgtctGCAGGAGGGAAGCGCAG GAGGCGGAGCTGCGGCGTCTGAGGGCGCGACTGAACGTCAGCGAGGAGCGTCTGCAGCGGCAGGAGACCTGGAGCTCAG GGGCGGAGGTCCGGCTGAGGTCCAGCCAGGAGCGTGTGGAGCACCTGCAGACCCTCGCCTCAG AGGTCACCAACCGCAGCCTGACGGAGGCTTCACAGCTGGAGAGCCGAGTGGGCGCCGGGCTGGACCAGATCTTCTCCCGACTTCAAG gtgcagAGGTCCAGCTGAGGGCCACCGAGGAACATCTGAGTTCAG ACGTGGTGCCGCGCCTGAAGAGAGCCGAGGAACTCCTGGAGACTGTGAAGAGGAGCAGCTCAGGTACCACCtgaagaagcagctccagcACAGCGCAAATGTCGTCTGCTGCCTCTGCACGTTGGTGGTCCTGATGAGGCAGCAGATGTTCTTCAGATGTTTGTTTGAGACCTTGATCAGGCGCCTACTGATGACTCCAGTCCAGGAGGTGGCGGTGCAGCGTCTGCGCTGGAGGCTGAACGTCAGCCAGGagcatctgcagcagctggagactcgcagctcag CCCAGGGATCTTCTCTGGACTCGCTGGCGCTGACGCTCAACACGACCGGAGGGCGGCTCCACCAACCGGAGACCTGGAACTCGG AGTTGTCCCGCCGGCTGACCGCCGCCGAGGAGCAGCTGGACCGGCGCCGCGCCCAGACGGCGG GCGCCCTGAGGGTGGCCTTCTCCGCCGGCCTGGCTGACGCCGGCGCCGTGGGGCCCTTCGATGAGGAAACTACGCTGGTCTTCTCCAAGAGCGTCACCAACGAGGGCGGAGCCTACGACCCCAccacag GAGTCTTCACCTCGCCGCTGCGCGGACTCTACTTCTTCAGCTTCACGGCCGCCGACTTCATCAAGGGCTACATGGGTCTGAACCTGTACCACAACCAGCAGCCGGTGCTCTTCAGTCTGCAGCTCAACGACCACGGCGGCTACGCCAGCACCTGCGGCAGCGtgacgctgctgctggaggagcggGACCGCGTGCGCCTCAGCCTGCCCGCCACCTACCGCCTGTACGACGACTCCCGGAACTTCAGCTTCTTCAGCGGCTTCCTGCTCTTCCCtctgtga
- the LOC128747251 gene encoding uncharacterized protein LOC128747251 isoform X5, producing the protein MTTLKSALGSARKQREQIGVPLCRMSSSVLLLLLSALVSRALADCWDPQDAGGVRTRRENLKSEVPSDAALFWDELRGLKQMVLSLKAAEVGQRQILRRTEARLRDRELEGEQLKQSLERVRLRVESDGRQLQEQLRALREADLQALESRLNASERAAGDLKQRSAALAEALPFLQTRLRASEVTVVELQRKNTGFYLLLASTSATPPPPSSPRCRSRCGLATLRRRARPGAAEEAELPTPPSSLQLLLRLGARPGAADLQRGRCVGPCGGACFGRVTCLCAGVESRLRSTQAQVERLQSAASNVSSGLEARLDWARSSILELQVGVTSAQTGLQRLQNRTQATQLEPGLAARLDRISSSLRGVELRQGASQQQLQRLQEGSAGGGAAASEGATERQRGASAAAGDLELRGGGPAEVQPGACGAPADPRLRGHQPQPDGGFTAGEPSGRRAGPDLLPTSRWTSAEVKPDTRGTVCVCVCAGAEVQLRATEEHLSSDVVPRLKRAEELLETVKRSSSVQEVAVQRLRWRLNVSQEHLQQLETRSSAQGSSLDSLALTLNTTGGRLHQPETWNSELSRRLTAAEEQLDRRRAQTAGALRVAFSAGLADAGAVGPFDEETTLVFSKSVTNEGGAYDPTTGVFTSPLRGLYFFSFTAADFIKGYMGLNLYHNQQPVLFSLQLNDHGGYASTCGSVTLLLEERDRVRLSLPATYRLYDDSRNFSFFSGFLLFPL; encoded by the exons atgacgacgCTGAAATCTGCTTTGGGATCGGCCAGAAAGCAGCGCGAGCAGATCGGAGTGCCACTCTGCAGGATGAGCTCctccgtgctgctgctgctgctctctgctctgGTGTCCCGGGCTCTGGCCGACTGCTGGGACCCGCAGGACGCCGGCGGCGTCAGGACCAGGAGGGAGAACCTGAAGAGTGAGGTGCCCTCAGACGCGGCGCTCTTCTGGGACGAGCTGCGCGGCCTGAAGCAGATGGTGCTGAGCCTGAAGGCCGCGGAGGTGGGTCAGCGGCAGATCCTGAGGAGGACCGAGGCCCGGCTGAGGGACCGGGAGCTGGAGGgggagcagctgaagcagagtCTGGAGCGCGTGAGGCTGAGGGTGGAGAGCGACGGCaggcagctgcaggagcagctccGCGCTCTGAGGGAAG CTGACCTGCAGGCGCTGGAGTCCAGACTGAACGCCAGCGAGCGAGCGGCGGGCGACCTGAAGCAGAGGAGCGCAG CTCTGGCCGAGGCTCTTCCCTTCCTGCAGACCAGGCTGAGGGCCAGTGAAGTCACggtggtggagctgcagaggaaGAACACAGGTTTCTATCTTCTTCTGGCGTCTACGAGCGCGACGCCGCCTCCGCCATCATCACCACGGTGCCGTTCCAGATGTGGCCTCGCGACTCTGCGGCGCCGAGCGCGGcctggagcagctgaggaggcAGAGCTCCCCACCCCACCCTCAAGCCTCCAACTGCTCCTCCGGCTCGGGGCCCGGCCTGGAGCGGCTGACCTCCAGCGTGGCCGGTGCGTTGGTCCGTGTGGGGGAGCGTGTTTCGGGCGGGTGACGTGTCTGTGTGCAGGTGTGGAGAGCCGGCTGAGGTCCACGCAGGCGCAGGTGGAGCGGCTGCAGAGCGCCG CGTCCAACGTGTCGTCTGGCCTGGAGGCCCGACTGGACTGGGCCAGGAGCAGCATCCTGG AGCTGCAGGTGGGAGTGACGTCTGCGCAGACGGGCCTGCAGCGGCTGCAGAACCGGACCCAGGCCACTCAGCTGGAGCCCGGACTCGCCGCCCGGCTGGACCGGATCAGTTCCAGCCTTCGAG GTGTGGAGCTGCGGCAGGGAGccagccagcagcagctgcagcgtctGCAGGAGGGAAGCGCAG GAGGCGGAGCTGCGGCGTCTGAGGGCGCGACTGAACGTCAGCGAGGAGCGTCTGCAGCGGCAGGAGACCTGGAGCTCAG GGGCGGAGGTCCGGCTGAGGTCCAGCCAGGAGCGTGTGGAGCACCTGCAGACCCTCGCCTCAG AGGTCACCAACCGCAGCCTGACGGAGGCTTCACAGCTGGAGAGCCGAGTGGGCGCCGGGCTGGACCAGATCTTCTCCCGACTTCAAGGTGGACCAGCGCTGAGGTGAAGCCAGACACCAGAggaaccgtgtgtgtgtgtgtgtgtgcaggtgcagAGGTCCAGCTGAGGGCCACCGAGGAACATCTGAGTTCAG ACGTGGTGCCGCGCCTGAAGAGAGCCGAGGAACTCCTGGAGACTGTGAAGAGGAGCAGCTCAG TCCAGGAGGTGGCGGTGCAGCGTCTGCGCTGGAGGCTGAACGTCAGCCAGGagcatctgcagcagctggagactcgcagctcag CCCAGGGATCTTCTCTGGACTCGCTGGCGCTGACGCTCAACACGACCGGAGGGCGGCTCCACCAACCGGAGACCTGGAACTCGG AGTTGTCCCGCCGGCTGACCGCCGCCGAGGAGCAGCTGGACCGGCGCCGCGCCCAGACGGCGG GCGCCCTGAGGGTGGCCTTCTCCGCCGGCCTGGCTGACGCCGGCGCCGTGGGGCCCTTCGATGAGGAAACTACGCTGGTCTTCTCCAAGAGCGTCACCAACGAGGGCGGAGCCTACGACCCCAccacag GAGTCTTCACCTCGCCGCTGCGCGGACTCTACTTCTTCAGCTTCACGGCCGCCGACTTCATCAAGGGCTACATGGGTCTGAACCTGTACCACAACCAGCAGCCGGTGCTCTTCAGTCTGCAGCTCAACGACCACGGCGGCTACGCCAGCACCTGCGGCAGCGtgacgctgctgctggaggagcggGACCGCGTGCGCCTCAGCCTGCCCGCCACCTACCGCCTGTACGACGACTCCCGGAACTTCAGCTTCTTCAGCGGCTTCCTGCTCTTCCCtctgtga
- the LOC128747251 gene encoding uncharacterized protein LOC128747251 isoform X7 has protein sequence MTTLKSALGSARKQREQIGVPLCRMSSSVLLLLLSALVSRALADCWDPQDAGGVRTRRENLKSEVPSDAALFWDELRGLKQMVLSLKAAEVGQRQILRRTEARLRDRELEGEQLKQSLERVRLRVESDGRQLQEQLRALREADLQALESRLNASERAAGDLKQRSAALAEALPFLQTRLRASEVTVVELQRKNTGFYLLLASTSATPPPPSSPRCRSRCGLATLRRRARPGAAEEAELPTPPSSLQLLLRLGARPGAADLQRGRCVGPCGGACFGRVTCLCAGVESRLRSTQAQVERLQSAASNVSSGLEARLDWARSSILELQVGVTSAQTGLQRLQNRTQATQLEPGLAARLDRISSSLRGVELRQGASQQQLQRLQEGSAGGGAAASEGATERQRGASAAAGDLELRGGGPAEVQPGACGAPADPRLRGHQPQPDGGFTAGEPSGRRAGPDLLPTSRCRGPAEGHRGTSEFRRGAAPEESRGTPGDCEEEQLRRLLMTPVQEVAVQRLRWRLNVSQEHLQQLETRSSAQGSSLDSLALTLNTTGGRLHQPETWNSELSRRLTAAEEQLDRRRAQTAGALRVAFSAGLADAGAVGPFDEETTLVFSKSVTNEGGAYDPTTGVFTSPLRGLYFFSFTAADFIKGYMGLNLYHNQQPVLFSLQLNDHGGYASTCGSVTLLLEERDRVRLSLPATYRLYDDSRNFSFFSGFLLFPL, from the exons atgacgacgCTGAAATCTGCTTTGGGATCGGCCAGAAAGCAGCGCGAGCAGATCGGAGTGCCACTCTGCAGGATGAGCTCctccgtgctgctgctgctgctctctgctctgGTGTCCCGGGCTCTGGCCGACTGCTGGGACCCGCAGGACGCCGGCGGCGTCAGGACCAGGAGGGAGAACCTGAAGAGTGAGGTGCCCTCAGACGCGGCGCTCTTCTGGGACGAGCTGCGCGGCCTGAAGCAGATGGTGCTGAGCCTGAAGGCCGCGGAGGTGGGTCAGCGGCAGATCCTGAGGAGGACCGAGGCCCGGCTGAGGGACCGGGAGCTGGAGGgggagcagctgaagcagagtCTGGAGCGCGTGAGGCTGAGGGTGGAGAGCGACGGCaggcagctgcaggagcagctccGCGCTCTGAGGGAAG CTGACCTGCAGGCGCTGGAGTCCAGACTGAACGCCAGCGAGCGAGCGGCGGGCGACCTGAAGCAGAGGAGCGCAG CTCTGGCCGAGGCTCTTCCCTTCCTGCAGACCAGGCTGAGGGCCAGTGAAGTCACggtggtggagctgcagaggaaGAACACAGGTTTCTATCTTCTTCTGGCGTCTACGAGCGCGACGCCGCCTCCGCCATCATCACCACGGTGCCGTTCCAGATGTGGCCTCGCGACTCTGCGGCGCCGAGCGCGGcctggagcagctgaggaggcAGAGCTCCCCACCCCACCCTCAAGCCTCCAACTGCTCCTCCGGCTCGGGGCCCGGCCTGGAGCGGCTGACCTCCAGCGTGGCCGGTGCGTTGGTCCGTGTGGGGGAGCGTGTTTCGGGCGGGTGACGTGTCTGTGTGCAGGTGTGGAGAGCCGGCTGAGGTCCACGCAGGCGCAGGTGGAGCGGCTGCAGAGCGCCG CGTCCAACGTGTCGTCTGGCCTGGAGGCCCGACTGGACTGGGCCAGGAGCAGCATCCTGG AGCTGCAGGTGGGAGTGACGTCTGCGCAGACGGGCCTGCAGCGGCTGCAGAACCGGACCCAGGCCACTCAGCTGGAGCCCGGACTCGCCGCCCGGCTGGACCGGATCAGTTCCAGCCTTCGAG GTGTGGAGCTGCGGCAGGGAGccagccagcagcagctgcagcgtctGCAGGAGGGAAGCGCAG GAGGCGGAGCTGCGGCGTCTGAGGGCGCGACTGAACGTCAGCGAGGAGCGTCTGCAGCGGCAGGAGACCTGGAGCTCAG GGGCGGAGGTCCGGCTGAGGTCCAGCCAGGAGCGTGTGGAGCACCTGCAGACCCTCGCCTCAG AGGTCACCAACCGCAGCCTGACGGAGGCTTCACAGCTGGAGAGCCGAGTGGGCGCCGGGCTGGACCAGATCTTCTCCCGACTTCAAG gtgcagAGGTCCAGCTGAGGGCCACCGAGGAACATCTGAGTTCAG ACGTGGTGCCGCGCCTGAAGAGAGCCGAGGAACTCCTGGAGACTGTGAAGAGGAGCAGCTCAG GCGCCTACTGATGACTCCAGTCCAGGAGGTGGCGGTGCAGCGTCTGCGCTGGAGGCTGAACGTCAGCCAGGagcatctgcagcagctggagactcgcagctcag CCCAGGGATCTTCTCTGGACTCGCTGGCGCTGACGCTCAACACGACCGGAGGGCGGCTCCACCAACCGGAGACCTGGAACTCGG AGTTGTCCCGCCGGCTGACCGCCGCCGAGGAGCAGCTGGACCGGCGCCGCGCCCAGACGGCGG GCGCCCTGAGGGTGGCCTTCTCCGCCGGCCTGGCTGACGCCGGCGCCGTGGGGCCCTTCGATGAGGAAACTACGCTGGTCTTCTCCAAGAGCGTCACCAACGAGGGCGGAGCCTACGACCCCAccacag GAGTCTTCACCTCGCCGCTGCGCGGACTCTACTTCTTCAGCTTCACGGCCGCCGACTTCATCAAGGGCTACATGGGTCTGAACCTGTACCACAACCAGCAGCCGGTGCTCTTCAGTCTGCAGCTCAACGACCACGGCGGCTACGCCAGCACCTGCGGCAGCGtgacgctgctgctggaggagcggGACCGCGTGCGCCTCAGCCTGCCCGCCACCTACCGCCTGTACGACGACTCCCGGAACTTCAGCTTCTTCAGCGGCTTCCTGCTCTTCCCtctgtga
- the LOC128747251 gene encoding uncharacterized protein LOC128747251 isoform X3, with translation MTTLKSALGSARKQREQIGVPLCRMSSSVLLLLLSALVSRALADCWDPQDAGGVRTRRENLKSEVPSDAALFWDELRGLKQMVLSLKAAEVGQRQILRRTEARLRDRELEGEQLKQSLERVRLRVESDGRQLQEQLRALREADLQALESRLNASERAAGDLKQRSAALAEALPFLQTRLRASEVTVVELQRKNTGFYLLLASTSATPPPPSSPRCRSRCGLATLRRRARPGAAEEAELPTPPSSLQLLLRLGARPGAADLQRGRCGEPAEVHAGAGGAAAERRVQRVVWPGGPTGLGQEQHPGAAGGSDVCADGPAAAAEPDPGHSAGARTRRPAGPDQFQPSRCGAAAGSQPAAAAASAGGKRSPGGGAAASEGATERQRGASAAAGDLELRGGGPAEVQPGACGAPADPRLRGHQPQPDGGFTAGEPSGRRAGPDLLPTSRCRGPAEGHRGTSEFRRGAAPEESRGTPGDCEEEQLRYHLKKQLQHSANVVCCLCTLVVLMRQQMFFRCLFETLIRRLLMTPVQEVAVQRLRWRLNVSQEHLQQLETRSSAQGSSLDSLALTLNTTGGRLHQPETWNSELSRRLTAAEEQLDRRRAQTAGALRVAFSAGLADAGAVGPFDEETTLVFSKSVTNEGGAYDPTTGVFTSPLRGLYFFSFTAADFIKGYMGLNLYHNQQPVLFSLQLNDHGGYASTCGSVTLLLEERDRVRLSLPATYRLYDDSRNFSFFSGFLLFPL, from the exons atgacgacgCTGAAATCTGCTTTGGGATCGGCCAGAAAGCAGCGCGAGCAGATCGGAGTGCCACTCTGCAGGATGAGCTCctccgtgctgctgctgctgctctctgctctgGTGTCCCGGGCTCTGGCCGACTGCTGGGACCCGCAGGACGCCGGCGGCGTCAGGACCAGGAGGGAGAACCTGAAGAGTGAGGTGCCCTCAGACGCGGCGCTCTTCTGGGACGAGCTGCGCGGCCTGAAGCAGATGGTGCTGAGCCTGAAGGCCGCGGAGGTGGGTCAGCGGCAGATCCTGAGGAGGACCGAGGCCCGGCTGAGGGACCGGGAGCTGGAGGgggagcagctgaagcagagtCTGGAGCGCGTGAGGCTGAGGGTGGAGAGCGACGGCaggcagctgcaggagcagctccGCGCTCTGAGGGAAG CTGACCTGCAGGCGCTGGAGTCCAGACTGAACGCCAGCGAGCGAGCGGCGGGCGACCTGAAGCAGAGGAGCGCAG CTCTGGCCGAGGCTCTTCCCTTCCTGCAGACCAGGCTGAGGGCCAGTGAAGTCACggtggtggagctgcagaggaaGAACACAGGTTTCTATCTTCTTCTGGCGTCTACGAGCGCGACGCCGCCTCCGCCATCATCACCACGGTGCCGTTCCAGATGTGGCCTCGCGACTCTGCGGCGCCGAGCGCGGcctggagcagctgaggaggcAGAGCTCCCCACCCCACCCTCAAGCCTCCAACTGCTCCTCCGGCTCGGGGCCCGGCCTGGAGCGGCTGACCTCCAGCGTGGCCG GTGTGGAGAGCCGGCTGAGGTCCACGCAGGCGCAGGTGGAGCGGCTGCAGAGCGCCG CGTCCAACGTGTCGTCTGGCCTGGAGGCCCGACTGGACTGGGCCAGGAGCAGCATCCTGG AGCTGCAGGTGGGAGTGACGTCTGCGCAGACGGGCCTGCAGCGGCTGCAGAACCGGACCCAGGCCACTCAGCTGGAGCCCGGACTCGCCGCCCGGCTGGACCGGATCAGTTCCAGCCTTCGAG GTGTGGAGCTGCGGCAGGGAGccagccagcagcagctgcagcgtctGCAGGAGGGAAGCGCAG cccAGGAGGCGGAGCTGCGGCGTCTGAGGGCGCGACTGAACGTCAGCGAGGAGCGTCTGCAGCGGCAGGAGACCTGGAGCTCAG GGGCGGAGGTCCGGCTGAGGTCCAGCCAGGAGCGTGTGGAGCACCTGCAGACCCTCGCCTCAG AGGTCACCAACCGCAGCCTGACGGAGGCTTCACAGCTGGAGAGCCGAGTGGGCGCCGGGCTGGACCAGATCTTCTCCCGACTTCAAG gtgcagAGGTCCAGCTGAGGGCCACCGAGGAACATCTGAGTTCAG ACGTGGTGCCGCGCCTGAAGAGAGCCGAGGAACTCCTGGAGACTGTGAAGAGGAGCAGCTCAGGTACCACCtgaagaagcagctccagcACAGCGCAAATGTCGTCTGCTGCCTCTGCACGTTGGTGGTCCTGATGAGGCAGCAGATGTTCTTCAGATGTTTGTTTGAGACCTTGATCAGGCGCCTACTGATGACTCCAGTCCAGGAGGTGGCGGTGCAGCGTCTGCGCTGGAGGCTGAACGTCAGCCAGGagcatctgcagcagctggagactcgcagctcag CCCAGGGATCTTCTCTGGACTCGCTGGCGCTGACGCTCAACACGACCGGAGGGCGGCTCCACCAACCGGAGACCTGGAACTCGG AGTTGTCCCGCCGGCTGACCGCCGCCGAGGAGCAGCTGGACCGGCGCCGCGCCCAGACGGCGG GCGCCCTGAGGGTGGCCTTCTCCGCCGGCCTGGCTGACGCCGGCGCCGTGGGGCCCTTCGATGAGGAAACTACGCTGGTCTTCTCCAAGAGCGTCACCAACGAGGGCGGAGCCTACGACCCCAccacag GAGTCTTCACCTCGCCGCTGCGCGGACTCTACTTCTTCAGCTTCACGGCCGCCGACTTCATCAAGGGCTACATGGGTCTGAACCTGTACCACAACCAGCAGCCGGTGCTCTTCAGTCTGCAGCTCAACGACCACGGCGGCTACGCCAGCACCTGCGGCAGCGtgacgctgctgctggaggagcggGACCGCGTGCGCCTCAGCCTGCCCGCCACCTACCGCCTGTACGACGACTCCCGGAACTTCAGCTTCTTCAGCGGCTTCCTGCTCTTCCCtctgtga
- the LOC128747251 gene encoding EMILIN-1-like isoform X9, producing MTTLKSALGSARKQREQIGVPLCRMSSSVLLLLLSALVSRALADCWDPQDAGGVRTRRENLKSEVPSDAALFWDELRGLKQMVLSLKAAEVGQRQILRRTEARLRDRELEGEQLKQSLERVRLRVESDGRQLQEQLRALREADLQALESRLNASERAAGDLKQRSAALAEALPFLQTRLRASEVTVVELQRKNTGFYLLLASTSATPPPPSSPRCRSRCGLATLRRRARPGAAEEAELPTPPSSLQLLLRLGARPGAADLQRGRCVGPCGGACFGRVTCLCAGVESRLRSTQAQVERLQSAASNVSSGLEARLDWARSSILELQVGVTSAQTGLQRLQNRTQATQLEPGLAARLDRISSSLRGVELRQGASQQQLQRLQEGSAAQEAELRRLRARLNVSEERLQRQETWSSGAEVRLRSSQERVEHLQTLASEVTNRSLTEASQLESRVGAGLDQIFSRLQGAEVQLRATEEHLSSDVVPRLKRAEELLETVKRSSSVQEVAVQRLRWRLNVSQEHLQQLETRSSAQGSSLDSLALTLNTTGGRLHQPETWNSELSRRLTAAEEQLDRRRAQTAGALRVAFSAGLADAGAVGPFDEETTLVFSKSVTNEGGAYDPTTGVFTSPLRGLYFFSFTAADFIKGYMGLNLYHNQQPVLFSLQLNDHGGYASTCGSVTLLLEERDRVRLSLPATYRLYDDSRNFSFFSGFLLFPL from the exons atgacgacgCTGAAATCTGCTTTGGGATCGGCCAGAAAGCAGCGCGAGCAGATCGGAGTGCCACTCTGCAGGATGAGCTCctccgtgctgctgctgctgctctctgctctgGTGTCCCGGGCTCTGGCCGACTGCTGGGACCCGCAGGACGCCGGCGGCGTCAGGACCAGGAGGGAGAACCTGAAGAGTGAGGTGCCCTCAGACGCGGCGCTCTTCTGGGACGAGCTGCGCGGCCTGAAGCAGATGGTGCTGAGCCTGAAGGCCGCGGAGGTGGGTCAGCGGCAGATCCTGAGGAGGACCGAGGCCCGGCTGAGGGACCGGGAGCTGGAGGgggagcagctgaagcagagtCTGGAGCGCGTGAGGCTGAGGGTGGAGAGCGACGGCaggcagctgcaggagcagctccGCGCTCTGAGGGAAG CTGACCTGCAGGCGCTGGAGTCCAGACTGAACGCCAGCGAGCGAGCGGCGGGCGACCTGAAGCAGAGGAGCGCAG CTCTGGCCGAGGCTCTTCCCTTCCTGCAGACCAGGCTGAGGGCCAGTGAAGTCACggtggtggagctgcagaggaaGAACACAGGTTTCTATCTTCTTCTGGCGTCTACGAGCGCGACGCCGCCTCCGCCATCATCACCACGGTGCCGTTCCAGATGTGGCCTCGCGACTCTGCGGCGCCGAGCGCGGcctggagcagctgaggaggcAGAGCTCCCCACCCCACCCTCAAGCCTCCAACTGCTCCTCCGGCTCGGGGCCCGGCCTGGAGCGGCTGACCTCCAGCGTGGCCGGTGCGTTGGTCCGTGTGGGGGAGCGTGTTTCGGGCGGGTGACGTGTCTGTGTGCAGGTGTGGAGAGCCGGCTGAGGTCCACGCAGGCGCAGGTGGAGCGGCTGCAGAGCGCCG CGTCCAACGTGTCGTCTGGCCTGGAGGCCCGACTGGACTGGGCCAGGAGCAGCATCCTGG AGCTGCAGGTGGGAGTGACGTCTGCGCAGACGGGCCTGCAGCGGCTGCAGAACCGGACCCAGGCCACTCAGCTGGAGCCCGGACTCGCCGCCCGGCTGGACCGGATCAGTTCCAGCCTTCGAG GTGTGGAGCTGCGGCAGGGAGccagccagcagcagctgcagcgtctGCAGGAGGGAAGCGCAG cccAGGAGGCGGAGCTGCGGCGTCTGAGGGCGCGACTGAACGTCAGCGAGGAGCGTCTGCAGCGGCAGGAGACCTGGAGCTCAG GGGCGGAGGTCCGGCTGAGGTCCAGCCAGGAGCGTGTGGAGCACCTGCAGACCCTCGCCTCAG AGGTCACCAACCGCAGCCTGACGGAGGCTTCACAGCTGGAGAGCCGAGTGGGCGCCGGGCTGGACCAGATCTTCTCCCGACTTCAAG gtgcagAGGTCCAGCTGAGGGCCACCGAGGAACATCTGAGTTCAG ACGTGGTGCCGCGCCTGAAGAGAGCCGAGGAACTCCTGGAGACTGTGAAGAGGAGCAGCTCAG TCCAGGAGGTGGCGGTGCAGCGTCTGCGCTGGAGGCTGAACGTCAGCCAGGagcatctgcagcagctggagactcgcagctcag CCCAGGGATCTTCTCTGGACTCGCTGGCGCTGACGCTCAACACGACCGGAGGGCGGCTCCACCAACCGGAGACCTGGAACTCGG AGTTGTCCCGCCGGCTGACCGCCGCCGAGGAGCAGCTGGACCGGCGCCGCGCCCAGACGGCGG GCGCCCTGAGGGTGGCCTTCTCCGCCGGCCTGGCTGACGCCGGCGCCGTGGGGCCCTTCGATGAGGAAACTACGCTGGTCTTCTCCAAGAGCGTCACCAACGAGGGCGGAGCCTACGACCCCAccacag GAGTCTTCACCTCGCCGCTGCGCGGACTCTACTTCTTCAGCTTCACGGCCGCCGACTTCATCAAGGGCTACATGGGTCTGAACCTGTACCACAACCAGCAGCCGGTGCTCTTCAGTCTGCAGCTCAACGACCACGGCGGCTACGCCAGCACCTGCGGCAGCGtgacgctgctgctggaggagcggGACCGCGTGCGCCTCAGCCTGCCCGCCACCTACCGCCTGTACGACGACTCCCGGAACTTCAGCTTCTTCAGCGGCTTCCTGCTCTTCCCtctgtga